In one Fusarium falciforme chromosome 5, complete sequence genomic region, the following are encoded:
- a CDS encoding Carbohydrate esterase family 4, with translation MPSFLKTAVNLLLLAASAASLPVANPLDLFERQASPGVVIRQCSKPGVLALAYDDGPAQYTSQLVDILNKAGAKATFFWTGTLYGCVYNHKDAIKAAYNSGHQIASHTWTHPSNFGSLSTNDLTQQMQRFEQAMVNIIGKKPAYMRPPYLATGGNVLPTMKSLGYKVITNDVDSGDWNGQTAQQSQQKFQQAGAGGNGHIPLMHETYASTVQTLTPWLINWAKQNNLKLVTVAECLGDANGAYQPGTFTGNGQSTC, from the exons ATGCCGTCATTCTTGAAGACCGCTGTCAATCTGCTCCTTCTTGCAGCTAGCGCTGCCTCCCTCCCCGTTGCCAACCCGCTGGACCTCTTCGAACGTCAGGCGTCTCCTGGCGTTGTCATCCGCCAGTGCAGCAAGCCTGGCGTTCTGGCTCTCGCCTATGATGACGGCCCAGCGCAGTACACCAGCCAGCTTGTAGACATACTCAACAAAGCCGGTGCCAAAGCCACCTTCTTCTGGACCGGTACACTCTATGGCTGTGTCTACAACCACAAGGACGCCATCAAAGCCGCCTACAACTCAGGCCATCAGATCGCCAGCCACACCTGGACTCATCCCTCGAACTTTGGCAGTCTGAGCACCAATGACCTCACGCAGCAGATGCAGCGCTTCGAGCAAGCCATGGTGAACATCATCGGCAAGAAGCCCGCGTACATGCGTCCACCGTACCTTGCCACGGGTGGAAACGTGCTGCCCACGATGAAGTCTCTCGGATACAAGGTCATCACCAATGATGTTGATTCTGGCGACTGGAACGGCCAGACCGCCCAGCAGAGTCAGCAGAAGTTCCAGCAAGCCGGTGCCGGCGGCAACGGCCATATTCCTCTGATGCATGAGACGTATGCCAGCACGGTTCAGACGCTTACGCCTTGGTTGATCAACTGGGCAAAGCAGAACAACCTCAAGCTTGTCACTGTTG CGGAATGTCTCGGCGATGCCAACGGCGCTTATCAACCTGGAACCTTTACTGGCAATGGCCAGTCCACTTGCTAG